The Syngnathus typhle isolate RoL2023-S1 ecotype Sweden linkage group LG6, RoL_Styp_1.0, whole genome shotgun sequence genome has a window encoding:
- the vaspb gene encoding vasodilator-stimulated phosphoprotein isoform X2 — protein sequence MSESSICQARATVMIYDDSNKKWLPAGTGPQTFSRVQIYHNPSNNAFRIVGRKMQTDQQVVINCPIVRGLKYNQATPNFHQWRDARQVWGLNFGSKEDAALFANGMTHALEVLNSIADAGYATLPRPMSNGPSPEEIEQQRRLEQQRLEQQERERQERERQERERLERERQASAASIPPAPPMAPGGLAPPPAPPPPPGPPPAIGVPPPPGPPPSGPPPSGPPPSGPPSGGPPSGGPPPPPPLPSNGVIGGGSGGGGGLAAALAGAKLRKVSKEEGSVTAPVGRADASRSSNSSIGGGGDLMGEMSAILARRRKAADTGEKVPLKTHDNEDSEPQGQSEITRRAWEKSSTMTRNNSIPKSMDSTSSLSQSYRAKPANNSNDTSGFEDSDLEKMKQEILEEVRKELHKVKEEIIRAFIQELQKRST from the exons TGAGTCGAGTATCTGCCAGGCCCGGGCCACTGTGATGATCTACGATGACAGCAATAAGAAGTGGCTGCCAGCCGGTACTGGACCCCAGACCTTCAGCAGAGTCCAGATCTATCACAACCCTTCCAACAACGCCTTCCGAATAGTGGGACGCAAGATGCAGACGGACCAGCAG GTGGTTATAAACTGTCCTATCGTGAGAGGGTTGAAATACAACCAAGCCACACCTAACTTCCATCAGTGGCGGGATGCCCGGCAAGTGTGGGGGCTCAACTTTGGCAGCAAGGAGGACGCTGCTCTTTTTGCCAATGGCATGACACATGCTCTGGAGGTGCTCAACTCCATCGCAGATGCAG GCTATGCAACCCTTCCCCGGCCGATGTCGAATGGTCCATCCCCTGAAGAGATTGAGCAACAAAGGAG ATTGGAGCAGCAGAGGTTGGAACAGCAAGAACGGGAACGACAGGAAAGAGAGCGTCAGGAGCGAGAGAgattggagagagagagacaagctTCAGCAG caTCTATTCCTCCTGCTCCGCCTATGGCCCCCGGGGGCCTTGCTCCTCCACCAGCGCCTCCGCCACCACCTGGACCTCCTCCAGCCATTGGTGTTCCGCCACCTCCAGGACCCCCACCATCTGGACCCCCACCATCTGGACCCCCACCATCTGGACCCCCATCTGGAGGACCCCCATCTGGAGGACCCCCACCTCCCCCGCCTCTGCCATCTAATGGAGTTATCGGTGGAGGTAGTGGAGGAGGCGGGGGCTTGGCTGCGGCCCTGGCAGGAGCAAAACTTCGCAAAGTATCAAAA GAAGAGGGATCTGTTACTGCTCCAGTGGGCAGAGCGGACGCCAGCCGCAGCAGCAACTCCTCTATTGGAGGAGGTGGTGACCTGATGGGTGAGATGAGTGCTATCTTGGCCCGAAG GAGAAAAGCAGCTGACACTGGAGAGAAAGTACCTCTGAAGACACACGACAAT GAGGATTCAGAGCCTCAAGGTCAAAGTG AGATCACGAGAAGAGCCTGGGAGAAATCGTCCACTATGACCAG GAATAACTCGATTCCCAAGAGCATGGACTCCACCTCCTCATTGTCCCAAAGTTACAG GGCGAAGCCAGCAAACAACAGTAATGACACAAGTGGATTCGAAGACTCAGATTTAGAAAAGATGAAACAG GAAATACTTGAGGAGGTGCGGAAAGAACTTCATAAAGTAAAGGAGGA
- the vaspb gene encoding vasodilator-stimulated phosphoprotein isoform X1 — MSESSICQARATVMIYDDSNKKWLPAGTGPQTFSRVQIYHNPSNNAFRIVGRKMQTDQQVVINCPIVRGLKYNQATPNFHQWRDARQVWGLNFGSKEDAALFANGMTHALEVLNSIADAGYATLPRPMSNGPSPEEIEQQRRLEQQRLEQQERERQERERQERERLERERQASAASIPPAPPMAPGGLAPPPAPPPPPGPPPAIGVPPPPGPPPSGPPPSGPPPSGPPSGGPPSGGPPPPPPLPSNGVIGGGSGGGGGLAAALAGAKLRKVSKQEEGSVTAPVGRADASRSSNSSIGGGGDLMGEMSAILARRRKAADTGEKVPLKTHDNEDSEPQGQSEITRRAWEKSSTMTRNNSIPKSMDSTSSLSQSYRAKPANNSNDTSGFEDSDLEKMKQEILEEVRKELHKVKEEIIRAFIQELQKRST, encoded by the exons TGAGTCGAGTATCTGCCAGGCCCGGGCCACTGTGATGATCTACGATGACAGCAATAAGAAGTGGCTGCCAGCCGGTACTGGACCCCAGACCTTCAGCAGAGTCCAGATCTATCACAACCCTTCCAACAACGCCTTCCGAATAGTGGGACGCAAGATGCAGACGGACCAGCAG GTGGTTATAAACTGTCCTATCGTGAGAGGGTTGAAATACAACCAAGCCACACCTAACTTCCATCAGTGGCGGGATGCCCGGCAAGTGTGGGGGCTCAACTTTGGCAGCAAGGAGGACGCTGCTCTTTTTGCCAATGGCATGACACATGCTCTGGAGGTGCTCAACTCCATCGCAGATGCAG GCTATGCAACCCTTCCCCGGCCGATGTCGAATGGTCCATCCCCTGAAGAGATTGAGCAACAAAGGAG ATTGGAGCAGCAGAGGTTGGAACAGCAAGAACGGGAACGACAGGAAAGAGAGCGTCAGGAGCGAGAGAgattggagagagagagacaagctTCAGCAG caTCTATTCCTCCTGCTCCGCCTATGGCCCCCGGGGGCCTTGCTCCTCCACCAGCGCCTCCGCCACCACCTGGACCTCCTCCAGCCATTGGTGTTCCGCCACCTCCAGGACCCCCACCATCTGGACCCCCACCATCTGGACCCCCACCATCTGGACCCCCATCTGGAGGACCCCCATCTGGAGGACCCCCACCTCCCCCGCCTCTGCCATCTAATGGAGTTATCGGTGGAGGTAGTGGAGGAGGCGGGGGCTTGGCTGCGGCCCTGGCAGGAGCAAAACTTCGCAAAGTATCAAAA CAGGAAGAGGGATCTGTTACTGCTCCAGTGGGCAGAGCGGACGCCAGCCGCAGCAGCAACTCCTCTATTGGAGGAGGTGGTGACCTGATGGGTGAGATGAGTGCTATCTTGGCCCGAAG GAGAAAAGCAGCTGACACTGGAGAGAAAGTACCTCTGAAGACACACGACAAT GAGGATTCAGAGCCTCAAGGTCAAAGTG AGATCACGAGAAGAGCCTGGGAGAAATCGTCCACTATGACCAG GAATAACTCGATTCCCAAGAGCATGGACTCCACCTCCTCATTGTCCCAAAGTTACAG GGCGAAGCCAGCAAACAACAGTAATGACACAAGTGGATTCGAAGACTCAGATTTAGAAAAGATGAAACAG GAAATACTTGAGGAGGTGCGGAAAGAACTTCATAAAGTAAAGGAGGA